In Dyadobacter sp. NIV53, a single window of DNA contains:
- the hslV gene encoding ATP-dependent protease subunit HslV gives MEKIHATTVLGVLHNGTVSLGADGQATMGTTVAKGNVKKIRVLMGGKILAGFAGSTADAFTLIERFEEKLNAYGGNMKRAAIELAKDWRTDRYLRKLEAMMITASKDEILVISGTGDVLEPENGIAAIGSGGNFALSAAQALKKHAPHLSAEDMVRESLTVAADLCIYTNHNFVIEKVQQ, from the coding sequence ATGGAAAAAATACATGCAACTACCGTCCTTGGCGTACTTCATAACGGTACAGTATCACTAGGCGCGGACGGTCAGGCAACGATGGGAACTACTGTTGCAAAAGGAAATGTCAAAAAAATAAGGGTTTTAATGGGTGGTAAAATACTGGCAGGTTTTGCCGGATCTACAGCTGATGCATTTACGCTGATTGAACGCTTTGAAGAAAAACTGAATGCGTATGGTGGTAATATGAAAAGAGCGGCAATTGAGCTGGCAAAAGACTGGCGTACCGATCGTTACCTGCGAAAACTGGAAGCAATGATGATTACGGCTTCTAAAGACGAAATTTTGGTAATTTCAGGAACAGGTGATGTTCTGGAACCCGAAAACGGAATTGCGGCAATAGGATCCGGTGGGAATTTTGCTTTATCCGCAGCTCAGGCATTGAAAAAACATGCCCCGCATTTGTCAGCTGAAGATATGGTAAGGGAAAGTTTAACCGTTGCCGCAGACCTTTGTATTTATACCAATCACAATTTTGTTATTGAAAAAGTACAGCAGTAA